From one Rhodamnia argentea isolate NSW1041297 chromosome 1, ASM2092103v1, whole genome shotgun sequence genomic stretch:
- the LOC125314921 gene encoding heavy metal-associated isoprenylated plant protein 3-like: MADNPTRLIRTFLLRRPHFIRSPSSLSLFVHRRGTQNKRIGRKKSKGGGENEKKDGENGVTVVQDMHCEGCADKIVKLPKSIDGKLEWRRRRWSGRWTVRGKMLDPLELREVLQEKTKKKVDLVSPQLPKKEKDRDNKSSSASSDNNCGEQSTSMTGDTDASNQGHEVAASDGLEQEGAEVDANRNADNTS, from the exons ATGGCCGATAACCCCACCCGGCTCATTCGGACATTCTTGCTACGAAGGCCCCATTTTATAAGGAGcccttcctctctttctctatttgtTCACCGACGTGGGACACAGAATAAACGAATAGGGAGAAAGAAGAGCAAAGGAGGGGGCGAGAACGAGAAGAAGGATGGCGAGAATGGTGTCACGGTGGTCCAGGACATGCACTGCGAGGGTTGCGCCGACAAGATCGTCAAACTCCCCAAGAGCATTGACGGTAAGTTG GAGTGGAGAAGGCGAAGGTGGAGTGGGAGGTGGACGGTGAGAGGGAAGATGTTGGACCCATTGGAGCTTCGAGAGGTGCTGcaggagaagacgaagaagaaggtggaCCTGGTCTCGCCCCAGCTGCCCAAGAAGGAGAAGGACAGAGACAACAAATCATCATCGGCATCTTCAGACAACAATTGT GGAGAACAGTCCACTAGTATGACAGGCGACACTGATGCATCTAACCAGGGGCATGAAGTTGCTGCTAGTGATGGCTTAGAGCAAGAAGGGGCAGAGGTTGATGCAAAC AGGAATGCTGACAACACCAGCTAG